The following are encoded in a window of Impatiens glandulifera chromosome 5, dImpGla2.1, whole genome shotgun sequence genomic DNA:
- the LOC124937944 gene encoding zinc finger protein GAI-ASSOCIATED FACTOR 1-like isoform X2: MPADLDNSSAVNDSTVSGEASVSSSGNQVVPMPPPTKKKRNLPGMPDPDSEVIALSPKTLLATNRFICEICNKGFQRDQNLQLHRRGHNLPWKLRQRSSNEIRKRVYVCPEPSCVHHHPSRALGDLTGIKKHFCRKHGEKKWKCEKCSKKYAVQSDWKAHLKVCGTREYKCDCGTLFSRRDSFITHRAFCDALAEESAKVEPSPAAAAPAKPQPPSPPPLPPAAAAVSQPKSADLASSVLPLQNSATPENPSSSPTVEDAPPPPPPPPPAPPTPPPDLSRDSIGSPSSNGNTGSSMFAGLFRSSSNHTGNLQQPQSSRFTDLLRAMGQTEDPIVPDPCTEPVSLCLAPNYGSSSIFGQSGQDYMQYVSPPQPALSATALLQKAAQIGATSSNGSLLRALGIVPSGPSSSRQQIETENSPSSITGGLRLGLPCDGGSGLKELMMGTPSLFGPKQITLDFLGLGMAAGGGQSALMSSMGGGGGGLDTTFGGTEFNGNDMGRSS, encoded by the exons ATGCCGGCCGACCTGGATAACTCGTCTGCTGTAAACGATTCAACAGTTTCAGGTGAAGCTAGTGTTTCTTCTTCGGGAAATCAAGTGGTGCCAATGCCACCTCCGACCAAAAAGAAGCGAAATCTTCCTGGAATGCCAG atCCGGATTCTGAAGTGATTGCTTTATCACCTAAGACTCTTCTAGCGACAAATCGTTTTATCTGTGAAATCTGCAACAAGGGTTTTCAGAGAGACCAGAATTTACAGCTTCATAGAAGGGGTCATAATCTTCCTTGGAAGTTGAGGCAAAGATCGAGCAATGAGATTAGGAAACGAGTTTATGTTTGCCCTGAACCCTCTTGTGTACATCACCATCCTTCTCGTGCTTTAGGTGACTTGACAGGGATCAAGAAACACTTCTGTAGGAAACATGGTGAAAAGAAATGGAAGTGTGAAAAGTGTTCAAAGAAATATGCAGTTCAGTCTGATTGGAAAGCCCATTTGAAGGTATGTGGAACAAGAGAGTACAAATGCGATTGTGGAACACTCTTCTCCAG gaGAGATAGTTTCATCACGCACAGAGCATTTTGTGATGCACTAGCGGAAGAAAGTGCTAAGGTAGAACCTTCCCCTGCTGCGGCGGCTCCGGCCAAGCCGCAGCCACcatctcctcctcctcttcctccggcggcggcggcagtATCCCAGCCGAAGTCTGCTGATTTGGCATCCTCTGTCTTACCTTTACAGAATTCAG CAACACCGGAAAATCCCAGTTCTTCTCCGACTGTAGAAGATGCACCACCACCACCCCCACCTCCGCCTCCGGCGCCACCTACTCCTCCTCCGGATCTGTCCAGGGATTCAATCGGAAGCCCATCAAGTAATGGAAACACAGGCAGCAGCATGTTTGCGGGTTTATTTAGGTCATCATCGAATCATACTGGAAACTTACAACAACCTCAGTCATCTAGATTTACAGACTTGCTACGGGCAATGGGTCAAACCGAGGACCCAATAGTACCAGATCCATGTACCGAACCCGTCTCTTTATGCCTTGCCCCAAACTACGGGTCATCATCAATTTTTGGTCAATCTGGGCAGGACTACATGCAATATGTTTCTCCACCTCAGCCTGCTCTATCTGCAACTGCCTTGCTACAAAAAGCTGCCCAAATTGGGGCAACTTCATCCAACGGATCCCTTCTGAGGGCACTCGGGATAGTTCCATCCGGACCATCTTCTTCAAGGCAGCAAATCGAAACAGAGAATTCTCCGTCTTCAATTACAGGTGGGCTTAGGCTGGGGCTGCCTTGTGATGGCGGTTCTGGTCTTAAGGAACTAATGATGGGGACACCTTCTCTGTTTGGTCCAAAACAGATAACTCTTGATTTTCTTGGATTGGGAATGGCAGCTGGTGGTGGCCAGTCGGCCCTGATGTCTTCAATgggcggtggtggtggtggattAGATACAACATTTGGTGGTACGGAATTCAATGGAAATGACATGGGAAGGAGCTCATGA
- the LOC124937944 gene encoding zinc finger protein GAI-ASSOCIATED FACTOR 1-like isoform X1, whose product MPADLDNSSAVNDSTVSGEASVSSSGNQVVPMPPPTKKKRNLPGMPDPDSEVIALSPKTLLATNRFICEICNKGFQRDQNLQLHRRGHNLPWKLRQRSSNEIRKRVYVCPEPSCVHHHPSRALGDLTGIKKHFCRKHGEKKWKCEKCSKKYAVQSDWKAHLKVCGTREYKCDCGTLFSRRDSFITHRAFCDALAEESAKVEPSPAAAAPAKPQPPSPPPLPPAAAAVSQPKSADLASSVLPLQNSAATPENPSSSPTVEDAPPPPPPPPPAPPTPPPDLSRDSIGSPSSNGNTGSSMFAGLFRSSSNHTGNLQQPQSSRFTDLLRAMGQTEDPIVPDPCTEPVSLCLAPNYGSSSIFGQSGQDYMQYVSPPQPALSATALLQKAAQIGATSSNGSLLRALGIVPSGPSSSRQQIETENSPSSITGGLRLGLPCDGGSGLKELMMGTPSLFGPKQITLDFLGLGMAAGGGQSALMSSMGGGGGGLDTTFGGTEFNGNDMGRSS is encoded by the exons ATGCCGGCCGACCTGGATAACTCGTCTGCTGTAAACGATTCAACAGTTTCAGGTGAAGCTAGTGTTTCTTCTTCGGGAAATCAAGTGGTGCCAATGCCACCTCCGACCAAAAAGAAGCGAAATCTTCCTGGAATGCCAG atCCGGATTCTGAAGTGATTGCTTTATCACCTAAGACTCTTCTAGCGACAAATCGTTTTATCTGTGAAATCTGCAACAAGGGTTTTCAGAGAGACCAGAATTTACAGCTTCATAGAAGGGGTCATAATCTTCCTTGGAAGTTGAGGCAAAGATCGAGCAATGAGATTAGGAAACGAGTTTATGTTTGCCCTGAACCCTCTTGTGTACATCACCATCCTTCTCGTGCTTTAGGTGACTTGACAGGGATCAAGAAACACTTCTGTAGGAAACATGGTGAAAAGAAATGGAAGTGTGAAAAGTGTTCAAAGAAATATGCAGTTCAGTCTGATTGGAAAGCCCATTTGAAGGTATGTGGAACAAGAGAGTACAAATGCGATTGTGGAACACTCTTCTCCAG gaGAGATAGTTTCATCACGCACAGAGCATTTTGTGATGCACTAGCGGAAGAAAGTGCTAAGGTAGAACCTTCCCCTGCTGCGGCGGCTCCGGCCAAGCCGCAGCCACcatctcctcctcctcttcctccggcggcggcggcagtATCCCAGCCGAAGTCTGCTGATTTGGCATCCTCTGTCTTACCTTTACAGAATTCAG CAGCAACACCGGAAAATCCCAGTTCTTCTCCGACTGTAGAAGATGCACCACCACCACCCCCACCTCCGCCTCCGGCGCCACCTACTCCTCCTCCGGATCTGTCCAGGGATTCAATCGGAAGCCCATCAAGTAATGGAAACACAGGCAGCAGCATGTTTGCGGGTTTATTTAGGTCATCATCGAATCATACTGGAAACTTACAACAACCTCAGTCATCTAGATTTACAGACTTGCTACGGGCAATGGGTCAAACCGAGGACCCAATAGTACCAGATCCATGTACCGAACCCGTCTCTTTATGCCTTGCCCCAAACTACGGGTCATCATCAATTTTTGGTCAATCTGGGCAGGACTACATGCAATATGTTTCTCCACCTCAGCCTGCTCTATCTGCAACTGCCTTGCTACAAAAAGCTGCCCAAATTGGGGCAACTTCATCCAACGGATCCCTTCTGAGGGCACTCGGGATAGTTCCATCCGGACCATCTTCTTCAAGGCAGCAAATCGAAACAGAGAATTCTCCGTCTTCAATTACAGGTGGGCTTAGGCTGGGGCTGCCTTGTGATGGCGGTTCTGGTCTTAAGGAACTAATGATGGGGACACCTTCTCTGTTTGGTCCAAAACAGATAACTCTTGATTTTCTTGGATTGGGAATGGCAGCTGGTGGTGGCCAGTCGGCCCTGATGTCTTCAATgggcggtggtggtggtggattAGATACAACATTTGGTGGTACGGAATTCAATGGAAATGACATGGGAAGGAGCTCATGA